Below is a window of 'Nostoc azollae' 0708 DNA.
CAGCCGCAGAAGCTAAAGCAGAACCAGAAGTACCACCAGAAACGCGGAGAACAGGGTTTAAATTACCAAAATGGGAAATAGATTCTTGTCCTTCTCCATAAAAGGGAGTAATAGCAGGAAAAGCATCAGAAACTTCCGCCGCAGTCCCCGCAAATAAGGTTAATTTTTCTGCTACAGGAAAGATATACAGCAGTTTATACAGTTCCAGTGAGTTGGCACCAACAGCAGTTAAAGTCTTTACGTCGACTCCAGGAAATTGGGGTTCAAAGCTAGTCCGCGCACTACTAGCACTCAATCCTGATGATAATCCCAAACTACCCTGGAGACTACTGCCATCACTTAAGAAGTTATGAGCTTGTAACCCGGTGATGAGTAAGTCTTTACCTGTGAAACTGGTGGTCAGGTTTAAGCGGACTCTATTAGTGAGGATGATATTAGGGTCACTACCAGAAGCGCCTCCTGTAGCACCAATAGCGGCGATAATGGCTTCACCACTCAACTTAGTTGTTGTATAAAATCTATTAGCCTCAATTTCAGCAGTACGAGCTTCTAAAGCATCTACTCGACCTTTGAGTGTTGCGAGTTCGGCAGAAAATTCTTCTTGCAGTTTTTGGAGAGTGGCTAAATCTTGTTTTGTTAATAAATCACTTGTACTAGAAGCAATTAACTCATTAACTCTATCTAAACAAGCATTTAAACCAGCAGCGAATTCATAACGACTCAACGCCCGATTGCCGCTAAAACTGCCGTTTGGATAGCCAGCAATACAACCATATCGTTCAACTAAAGATTGTAATGCACCAAAAGCCCAATCTTTAGGCTGTACATCTGATAATTGGGACACGGAATTTACCTGTTCAATCTCATCTAATGCAACTACTGGGGTCGCAGATACAGATAAATCATCACTTTGTTGAGTTTGGTTGACACTAGGTAAATCCTGTAGTTGGCTATCAGCAGCCATTGCTTTTACAGTAAATAATCCAGAAAGCAAGCAGAGTAAACCAATTCCACCCGAATTCAGTAATTTTTTTTTCATGGTGACTCCTCACACTTAAGTTTTCATCTAAACTTAAATTTTCATCTAAAATATTTCATATCAAGAGTTAAGATCCCTCTAGGATTGCCAATCAAAGAAATTAGGTATGGACAATTCTAACCTATGGGGGTTTTTCTCCAAAAATACTTAGTTAACTCTGGAGAGTCTTAACATAAAATCTTTGAGCTAAAAAAGTATATTTCTGTCTTTTTGCAGAAATTAGGCGCTGAATATAACTTACT
It encodes the following:
- a CDS encoding iron uptake porin, with protein sequence MKKKLLNSGGIGLLCLLSGLFTVKAMAADSQLQDLPSVNQTQQSDDLSVSATPVVALDEIEQVNSVSQLSDVQPKDWAFGALQSLVERYGCIAGYPNGSFSGNRALSRYEFAAGLNACLDRVNELIASSTSDLLTKQDLATLQKLQEEFSAELATLKGRVDALEARTAEIEANRFYTTTKLSGEAIIAAIGATGGASGSDPNIILTNRVRLNLTTSFTGKDLLITGLQAHNFLSDGSSLQGSLGLSSGLSASSARTSFEPQFPGVDVKTLTAVGANSLELYKLLYIFPVAEKLTLFAGTAAEVSDAFPAITPFYGEGQESISHFGNLNPVLRVSGGTSGSALASAAGFIYSFSPKLDLRALYGSVNANIPQSNGSTPLGSGVFSGSSVIATQLTFKPTKSIDVGLNYSNSYHEINILGTGLTSSDIGALSGVDLGTPVKMNSFGGTATWRFSPKMALSGYGAAIFVDDSSPAVDASTTFTSWMVGLHFNDLLKKGNNAGLIFGQPLYRTQASGAATLGTNRGTPYHLEGYYRFRINDNVSITPGAFVLFNPEGDSTNATTTVGLVRTTFTF